TACGCATTACTTAAAGCTCGCGAGCCGAATAATGCTCAGTATTTACTGAAAAATCAATAGGAACAGTCCTCTATTTATTCGTATCAGTATTAAATACAAATCAAAACAACAAAAAATACAACGAAAATAAACAACCAAACCGGTGCGGCTACATACAAGAAATGCCTTAAGTCCAATATTATCAATAATGAATTTCTTATTGATCTAATAAAAACAGTCGTCTAGACCCAATCATTAGATGGCAAGATAACATCGCCATTTTTTATATTCAGACTCACTTTCACAGCTAAATCAAGACAACGCAGAGTAAATAAATCAGATTTATTTAACAAAAGACAAACATTAAACGGTTCTCGTCAACTACACTATATTTGTAACTAAACTATAATTTTTAAATATTCACGATTAAGTTTACGTTTCAGTGATCCCCTTCTCATAAAATATTCATCAAAAAGAAACAAATGCGAAACAGTTCAAGTTCATGATCCCATGGGATGTGATACTAAATACCTTGTTAAATAAATGGTGTTACTAATTGTATTTTTTGACTAATTTATAAAACGGAGTGCTTATGGACGGGTACACGCTAAACGAAATATTGGCAACAAAATCATCAACAACAAATAAGAAAAAACAACCAAAACGTTTATGGCGTGAAATAGAGGAACTTCAAGATCGACGTCAGCTGTTGCACGAACTGCAAGAGCTTGATCCCTTTTTTAGCGGCAGTATTGACGATTGTATTTTAAAATAGCCAATAAAAAAGGAGAGCACTAACGCTCTCCTTTTTATCAATCTAAGCTCTTACCTGTTCCGCTAATTGAACATAGCGTCTATGCACTCTTTCACCAAACACAGGATCGTCTTCCTCCACCCATCCCTTTTCTAAATTACGCCAATCAATCTCAGTTAACTGCGCCTTTAAAAAAGGAAATACCTCTTTTTCTTCTAGTTCAAGATGTCGGCGAATGCGTTTCGTAAATGCAAGTAAGTGCTCTCTAAAAATATCTTTCGGGACAATCGCATCCTGTAAAATCATTTCAAGTGTTATTGAAAAATCAACAGTATCTGCAGAAAGCGTATTGTGTTCATGCAATAAATTGGTCAGTGCTTTATTCTCGCCATACTTATCAATAAAATATTGATAGATCCTATCTTCTTTTGGATGATGATTTTTTTCAGCAAAAGACGATAGATAATCAACGCTTTCACGTATTACATTATAATTGACTGTCTTTTCTTCCTCTAACCGATTCAGTTTTTTATCCAACAACTGAATAATTCGGTTAATGTAACCATGATCTTTATAAATACTATCTATAAGCATCCTGTCCTCCCTTACTCTGTCAGGTGATTACCTTTTGAGTCTAACGTATTATTAAAGGAGCACCGCTTTTCAGTTCAACTTTTAACCACTAGTCCAATGTAATTGAACTCCAGTTGATTTCGGATAAGTTTTTCTCTCGCAGCAATTCATTTGTTTTAGAAAAGTGCTGACAACCAAAAAAACCTCTTCTTGCCGATAAAGGGGAAGGATGAGGAGCCACTAAAATAGAGTGCTTCATTGCATCAATATTAATGCCTTTTTTTTGAGCATGAGCCCCCCATAG
The Aliivibrio salmonicida LFI1238 genome window above contains:
- a CDS encoding DUF3545 family protein, whose translation is MDGYTLNEILATKSSTTNKKKQPKRLWREIEELQDRRQLLHELQELDPFFSGSIDDCILK
- a CDS encoding hemerythrin domain-containing protein; its protein translation is MLIDSIYKDHGYINRIIQLLDKKLNRLEEEKTVNYNVIRESVDYLSSFAEKNHHPKEDRIYQYFIDKYGENKALTNLLHEHNTLSADTVDFSITLEMILQDAIVPKDIFREHLLAFTKRIRRHLELEEKEVFPFLKAQLTEIDWRNLEKGWVEEDDPVFGERVHRRYVQLAEQVRA